A single Pseudomonas sp. HN11 DNA region contains:
- a CDS encoding TauD/TfdA family dioxygenase, giving the protein MTSIEHPNGRSEPVSIKDQAHGAAVLPRYVQATPGQSIHALEPTIRDSLDDSLHTVGGVLFRGFNVATPIDFKRFAASFGAPLASYEFGSTPRSKVFAGVYSSTEYPAHQFIPLHNEQAYTRPWPSRIWFHCIKASETGGETPICDSRLIYQRMPAEIRELFASRELLYVRNYSGALDLPWQKVFNTEDRAQVERYCRDNDIEWEWKADGDLRTRQRCAAVLRHPETGEWVWFNQAHLFHVSAIEPDVRASLLAAVGEENLPRHVYFGDGSAIPDAMLDTVRAVYDQTAVSFPWEPGDILMLDNRLVAHGRNPYTGDRKVIVAMA; this is encoded by the coding sequence ATGACCTCAATCGAACACCCAAACGGACGTTCCGAGCCTGTTTCAATCAAGGATCAAGCCCACGGTGCAGCGGTATTGCCAAGGTACGTGCAGGCTACCCCAGGCCAATCGATCCATGCGCTCGAGCCCACGATCCGTGACAGCCTTGATGACAGCCTGCATACGGTGGGCGGCGTGCTGTTTCGCGGTTTCAACGTCGCCACCCCGATAGACTTCAAACGCTTTGCCGCCAGTTTCGGCGCGCCGCTGGCCAGCTACGAGTTCGGCTCCACGCCACGTAGCAAAGTGTTCGCCGGGGTCTACAGCTCGACGGAATATCCGGCCCACCAATTCATCCCTTTGCACAATGAGCAGGCCTATACCCGCCCCTGGCCCTCGCGTATCTGGTTTCACTGCATCAAGGCCAGTGAAACCGGTGGCGAAACGCCCATCTGCGACAGCCGCCTGATCTATCAGCGCATGCCCGCCGAGATTCGCGAGCTATTCGCCAGCCGCGAGTTGCTTTACGTGCGCAACTACAGCGGCGCCCTCGACCTGCCCTGGCAAAAAGTGTTCAACACCGAAGACCGCGCCCAGGTCGAACGCTATTGCCGGGACAACGACATCGAGTGGGAATGGAAAGCCGACGGCGACCTACGGACCCGTCAGCGCTGCGCCGCCGTGTTGCGGCACCCCGAGACCGGCGAGTGGGTCTGGTTCAATCAGGCGCATCTGTTTCACGTCTCGGCCATTGAACCCGACGTGCGTGCCAGCCTGCTGGCGGCCGTTGGTGAAGAGAACCTGCCGCGCCACGTGTATTTCGGCGACGGGTCGGCGATTCCCGATGCGATGCTCGATACGGTGCGTGCGGTCTATGACCAGACCGCCGTCAGCTTCCCTTGGGAACCCGGCGACATTCTGATGCTCGACAACCGACTGGTCGCCCACGGGCGCAATCCTTATACCGGTGACCGTAAAGTCATCGTGGCCATGGCGTAA